GCCCTGCGCCAGGGCCTGCACCACCGCCATTACGGCCAGGCGGTGCGCCTGGAAGTGTCTTCCTCATGCTCGGTGGTGCTTTCGGACCTGCTGCTGGAGCAATACGGCCTGCCTGCCGAGGCGCTGTTCCGCGTCAAGGGGCCGGTCAATCTGGTGCGCCAGATGCAGCTGATCGATCTGGTCGACGACCCGGCCCTGCTGTTTCCCAAGTGGAAGCCGGCCTGGCCCACGCAGCTCGTGCCCGGCCGCTCCATCCTGGCGCAGATGCGCAAGAGCGACATCATCATCCACCAGCCCTTCGAGAGTTTCGATGGCGTGCTCGAGCTGCTGCGCGAGGCTGTGAACGATCCGCAGGTGCTGGCCATCAAGCAGACCATTTACCGCACGGGCATCGACTCCGAGATCATGAGCCTGCTGGCCGAGGCCGTTAGCCGCGGCAAGGAGGTGCTGGCCGTGCTGGAGCTCAAGGCGCGCTTTGACGAAGAGGCCAATATCAACTGGGCGGAAAAGCTGGAATCGCTGGGCGTGCAGGTGGTGTACGGCGTGGTCGGTCTCAAGACCCATGCCAAGATGCTGCTCATCACGCGCCGTGAAAAGCGCAACAACCAGCTCAAGCGCTATGCCCATCTCTCCACGGGCAACTACAACGCCCGCAGCGCACGTCTGTACACCGACATCAGCCAGCTGACCTGCGATGACGAGATCACGGCCGATATGGATGCGGTATTTCGCCACCTCTCCAGCCACAACACCATGCCCAAGCTGCAAAAGCTGGTCATGGCGCCGTTCCACTTGCAAAACCGCATGCTGGAGCTGATCGGCCTGGTGGCCGCCGCAGCGGTGAGGGGCGAGAGGGCACGTATGGTGCTCAAGATGAATGCGCTGACCGATGAGCCCCTGATTCGCGCCCTGGTCGAGGCCGGCCGCAAGGGTGCGCAGATCGATCTCATCGTGCGCGGCTCCTGCATGCTGCCGGCACAGCGCCCGGGCGTGACGGACAATATCCGCGTGCGCTCCATCATCGGCCGTTTCCTGGAGCATTCGCGCGTCTTCTACTTTGCCTGGGGCCAGGAAGAAGAGCTGCTGCTGTCCAGTGCCGACTGGATGAATCGCAATATGCTCAGCCGTGTGGAGCTGGCCTGGCCGGTGCTGGACAAAAAGCTGCGCCAGCGCGTGATCGACGAGTGCCTGGTGGCCTATCTGGGCGACGACCGAGATGCCTGGACGCTGGACGCTTCGGGTGCTTACCAGAAACCCGAGCGTCCCCTGGAGGGCAAGGGTGCCCAGCAGGCGCTGATGGTGCGCTACGGCGGCAATAGCCTCTGAGTTATCAAAAAAGGAGCTGATTGCGCTTGTTAGCAAAGGACTTCAGATACTTTTCATGCTGAGTTCTTTATATGACAAGCGCTTGCAGCTCTCCTTTTTAAGACCGAATGCCAAAAAGGGACTGCCTCGCAGTCCCTTTGTCTTTGCCATGTGGCGCCCGCATGGTCGGCCGCGTCAACGCAGCTGCAGCTTCAGGCTCCAGGGCGTCTTGCTCCAGGCCATGGCTTCCTCTTCGAGCAGGCGGGCGGACTGCGGGTAGGTCAGCATCCAGCCCGAAGGAGTGGAGAGCTTGCATTCCGAGCCCGAGCGCTTGATCTGTATGCCCTGCATGTCGGGGTCGCGGCGGGTATGGCTCAACTGCACGGCAATGCGCAGTGCCATCAGCGGCAGGGCCAGCTGCGGCTCCTCAATGGCGTCTTCCAGCTTGCGCAGCTTGCCCTGGTGACCGAGCACCAGCTGGCAGATGCGCTGGCGCAGCTCGGGCTCCCAGGTGGCCAGACCGCAATGCTCGACGATATAGGCGCCGTGGCGATGGTAGTCGCTCAGTGCCACGCGCATGCCCACCTCGTGCAGCTGCGCCGCAATGGCCAGGGCCTGGGTGCTCTGCGCAGCGGTTTCCCCGGGCAGGATTTGCCGGCACAGCTCGCAGGCGATGCGCTGCACGCGCTGGGCATGGGGGACGTCCACGCCGAAGTCCAGCTGCAGGGCGCCGACTTCCGCCGCTTCCTTGTCGGCAGGGGGCTCATGGTCCAGCAGGTCGTGCAAAGCTCCCTGGCGCAGTGCGCCCTGGGCGACTTCCAGCTCGGTAATGCCCAGCAGATCGACCACGGCCATCATCACGCTGATGCCGCCTGCGACCACGGGGCGGCGATCTTCCTTGAGGCCCGGCATGCGCAGGCGCTCCACATGGCCGATGTCCAGCAGCATCTCGTAGAGGTGGCGCAGCTTGGCGGGCGTGATCACCTGTCCATCCAGGCCCTGTGCCGTGAGGGCATCGGCCACGGCATTGGCCGTGCCCGAAGAGGCATAGGCGCAGTCCCAGGCCGTGCCCGGGTAGGCGAACTGGGCCTGGGTCAGGCATTGCTTGGCCGCGGCAACGGCGGCCTGGAAGTTGGCCTTG
This window of the Comamonas testosteroni genome carries:
- a CDS encoding Ppx/GppA phosphatase family protein, which encodes MAPESLLAAVDLGSNSFRLEIGRIGSHQRIERVEYLKETVRQGNGLNSRQELSREAMERGWDCLARFGERLRGFDATHVRAVATQTLREALNADDFVTRGSQLLGFPIEVIPGEEEARLIYRGVASSLPPSQQKRLVIDIGGRSTEIIIGQHSQPQQVASFALGSVSWSSRFFSDGALNKANFQAAVAAAKQCLTQAQFAYPGTAWDCAYASSGTANAVADALTAQGLDGQVITPAKLRHLYEMLLDIGHVERLRMPGLKEDRRPVVAGGISVMMAVVDLLGITELEVAQGALRQGALHDLLDHEPPADKEAAEVGALQLDFGVDVPHAQRVQRIACELCRQILPGETAAQSTQALAIAAQLHEVGMRVALSDYHRHGAYIVEHCGLATWEPELRQRICQLVLGHQGKLRKLEDAIEEPQLALPLMALRIAVQLSHTRRDPDMQGIQIKRSGSECKLSTPSGWMLTYPQSARLLEEEAMAWSKTPWSLKLQLR
- the ppk1 gene encoding polyphosphate kinase 1: MPPVIEPTLELLDRDQSILVFNERVLSWAEREDVPLLERLRYLCIVSSNLDEWFEVRCAPHVSAAKVGDEQGTYSRASFERLMTTAHGLVAKQYQLYNQAIIPAFDKHAIRLVSHGERTVAQRKWVREYFMREVQPLLMPVGLDPSHPFPQVANKALNFIVRLNGVDAFGRANEVAIVKVPRVLPRLIRLPEKISGKQKLFVSISSVVRAHLAELFPGREVSEFSQFRVTRHSDLAVDEDDVMDLRMALRQGLHHRHYGQAVRLEVSSSCSVVLSDLLLEQYGLPAEALFRVKGPVNLVRQMQLIDLVDDPALLFPKWKPAWPTQLVPGRSILAQMRKSDIIIHQPFESFDGVLELLREAVNDPQVLAIKQTIYRTGIDSEIMSLLAEAVSRGKEVLAVLELKARFDEEANINWAEKLESLGVQVVYGVVGLKTHAKMLLITRREKRNNQLKRYAHLSTGNYNARSARLYTDISQLTCDDEITADMDAVFRHLSSHNTMPKLQKLVMAPFHLQNRMLELIGLVAAAAVRGERARMVLKMNALTDEPLIRALVEAGRKGAQIDLIVRGSCMLPAQRPGVTDNIRVRSIIGRFLEHSRVFYFAWGQEEELLLSSADWMNRNMLSRVELAWPVLDKKLRQRVIDECLVAYLGDDRDAWTLDASGAYQKPERPLEGKGAQQALMVRYGGNSL